Proteins from a genomic interval of bacterium:
- the metW gene encoding methionine biosynthesis protein MetW, translating into MPLSPSGTRIDHDIILDIIPRGAKVLDLGCGDGSLLEKLVRTKGVRGSGIEISDEGIRECIARGLAVLQEDIDHGLKDYPDRSFDYIILNQTLQAVKKPDVVLSEMLRVGEKAVVGFPNFAHWKMRMYLLLRGRMPKTEYLPYEWYDTPNIHFCTVRDFEEYCRKFSLRVEQRVYLTNDRGGRVLRGFGPNLFAESAVYLLSKK; encoded by the coding sequence ATCCCGTTGAGCCCGTCAGGGACCCGGATCGACCACGACATCATCCTCGACATAATTCCTCGCGGCGCGAAGGTGCTCGACCTCGGATGCGGGGACGGATCGCTCCTCGAGAAGCTGGTGCGCACGAAGGGCGTCCGCGGAAGCGGCATCGAGATCTCGGACGAAGGAATCCGGGAGTGCATCGCCAGGGGGCTCGCCGTCCTGCAGGAGGACATCGACCACGGGTTGAAGGATTACCCCGACCGGTCGTTCGACTACATCATCCTCAACCAGACGCTCCAGGCGGTGAAGAAGCCCGACGTCGTCCTGTCGGAGATGCTGCGGGTGGGCGAGAAGGCGGTGGTCGGGTTCCCCAACTTCGCCCACTGGAAGATGCGGATGTACCTGCTGCTGCGCGGCCGGATGCCGAAGACGGAGTATCTCCCCTACGAGTGGTACGACACGCCGAACATCCACTTCTGCACCGTGAGGGACTTCGAGGAGTATTGCCGGAAGTTCTCCCTGCGGGTGGAGCAGCGCGTCTACCTTACGAACGATCGGGGGGGGAGGGTGCTGCGCGGGTTCGGACCGAACCTGTTCGCCGAGTCCGCGGTGTACCTCCTCTCGAAAAAATGA
- a CDS encoding CoA pyrophosphatase, translating to MEDRASMHPAGTGDAVASADRFFEILRGALSPVATSMPVPPGLRSAGVLVPLRDAGGEITVTLARRTERVPHHKGQICFPGGSRDPGDRDLLATALREAEEELGIRGTDVELLGSMEPVPTVTGFCIQPFVARIPRETRFHLEAFEVAETFDAPLSAFTDFSRYRAAGTTFLGKPYLVYFLDYDRYTIWGATARILHSLAELVQRLSPPGDAEI from the coding sequence GTGGAGGATCGGGCATCGATGCATCCGGCGGGCACGGGCGATGCCGTGGCGTCGGCGGATCGTTTCTTCGAAATACTTCGGGGCGCGCTGTCCCCGGTCGCGACGTCGATGCCGGTGCCCCCGGGGCTGCGGTCCGCGGGAGTCCTCGTCCCGTTGCGGGATGCCGGCGGGGAGATCACGGTGACGCTTGCCCGGCGGACCGAGCGCGTTCCCCACCACAAGGGACAGATCTGCTTCCCGGGGGGCAGCCGGGACCCGGGGGACCGGGACCTGCTGGCGACCGCGTTGCGGGAGGCGGAGGAGGAGCTGGGGATCCGGGGAACGGACGTGGAGCTGCTGGGGTCGATGGAGCCGGTTCCCACGGTCACCGGGTTCTGCATCCAGCCGTTCGTCGCGCGCATCCCTCGGGAAACGCGGTTCCACCTGGAGGCGTTCGAGGTGGCGGAGACGTTCGACGCCCCGCTTTCGGCGTTCACCGACTTCTCCCGGTACCGCGCCGCCGGGACGACGTTCCTGGGGAAGCCGTACCTGGTGTACTTTCTCGACTACGACCGATACACGATCTGGGGGGCGACGGCCCGCATCCTCCACAGCCTCGCGGAGCTCGTCCAGCGCCTTTCTCCCCCTGGCGACGCGGAGATTTGA